The window AAACTAATAAGAATGTTAAAAGAACATATCgacaaaaaaacattcagttttcttttatacttttaagtTGCCTAAAAATACACATAAATCTTTCTGTTTAAAtcagaaacattttatttgggaaaaaatatatatattttcagcATTAAAAGGTGTCTTTGTAAACCCTCATTTAACAGAAGCATTAGAAGAGGAAGTCGTAGTCTGCTACATATGACCACATGAGGGCGTGGGAGCACATCTTGGTTTCTCCTAGGTCACATCCTGTGTGAGTCATAAACACTAGTTAAGTTTTTCTTGAAACTAGGTGTTTCTGTTAATTCGAGCtaagtttaatatttaacaatACAACAATTCACTGGATGAACAACATCTGCGATAACCAGTGTAACATATCTGTGTTGCCGATAATTGGCCTGAAAAAGAGCTCCGTGACCAAGCCGTGGCCAACAGTAGGAAGGGTGGAGGCTACCACGAGGATGTGGCCGAAGCGGCTGGTGTCCTGTGGGTGCAGGAGGTGGCTGACTTCTTGGAGAACCCTCTGAGCTTCCTGTTGGAGTCCTTCAATGGACGACAACGCACTCAACCCTTGAACAGCTGCAGCGGATAAAGAGTTTCTTTAAGTTCATATCCCACATAATACTcaagcaaattaaaaataaataggttTTACCTGGGTTAAACAACATAGCACCTTTTATATATGCATATTCTTTTTGACTTAGATCCAGATTCCACAGATGGTGCAAGCAAGTTCTCAATCTGTTGACTTTGTCAAGAGTTGGTACGTCAGTCCCCTTTTCGGTGCATCCTGGTCCGAGCAGGATCTGTCTAAGAATACTTGAATTTGGCACATCAGTCACTTCGAAGGATGTCTTTTCTTGTGCAAGCCCCATAACAAACAAAGGGACCCAGCCGTGTCTGAGCAGCAACAACTGATCTCCCAGCGGCAGCTGACCAAAGGATGGTAAACTTCTCATGAAACAGACGGTTTTGACCAGAATGCTGGAGGCCATTCGGTGGGTGGCCTTTGGTTCTTTGAGGCAAACTCTCCGCCTCTGCTCACAGCGACAGTTCTGCACAGTTGCATTAAGTTTTAGCTTGTTGCTATGGTGGTCGCTGTTCCTCCGGCTCAAAATGTCCTGAAGAGTagtgtgatgctgctggtgctggaaaCTCAAGCATGTGTAGTTTGCCTGATTCTCTTCCAGAGGAAACATAGTGGAGAATGAGCCTAGAAAGGATCGACAGTGGAACTCGGTCCTCGTCCTATTTATCCTGGATGCCGCCTGGTCACAGTGAACTCAGCCTTAACCTGATTACATTTGAATCTTTGTGTAAAAAATACACTGACCCTGGACTTCCATGGCAGATGGATTCAGGTTCCCTCGACGTGGAAGCAATAAAGCAAGAGAGAAAGGAAATGTAGACAGTGGCAGGGTGAACGACATTCCTCATGTTTACCCCAGTCATTAACTCAGTCCGTACCAGTCCAT is drawn from Betta splendens chromosome 11, fBetSpl5.4, whole genome shotgun sequence and contains these coding sequences:
- the LOC114865650 gene encoding nuclear receptor subfamily 0 group B member 2-like isoform X1 translates to MFPLEENQANYTCLSFQHQQHHTTLQDILSRRNSDHHSNKLKLNATVQNCRCEQRRRVCLKEPKATHRMASSILVKTVCFMRSLPSFGQLPLGDQLLLLRHGWVPLFVMGLAQEKTSFEVTDVPNSSILRQILLGPGCTEKGTDVPTLDKVNRLRTCLHHLWNLDLSQKEYAYIKGAMLFNPAVQGLSALSSIEGLQQEAQRVLQEVSHLLHPQDTSRFGHILVVASTLPTVGHGLVTELFFRPIIGNTDMLHWLSQMLFIQ
- the LOC114865650 gene encoding nuclear receptor subfamily 0 group B member 2-like isoform X2; the protein is MFPLEENQANYTCLSFQHQQHHTTLQDILSRRNSDHHSNKLKLNATVQNCRCEQRRRVCLKEPKATHRMASSILVKTVCFMRSLPSFGQLPLGDQLLLLRHGWVPLFVMGLAQEKTSFEVTDVPNSSILRQILLGPGCTEKGTDVPTLDKVNRLRTCLHHLWNLDLSQKEYAYIKAVQGLSALSSIEGLQQEAQRVLQEVSHLLHPQDTSRFGHILVVASTLPTVGHGLVTELFFRPIIGNTDMLHWLSQMLFIQ